The Rhinolophus sinicus isolate RSC01 linkage group LG07, ASM3656204v1, whole genome shotgun sequence genomic interval aaataaatgtctctactttttttatctttaaaataaagaatttgagCTATGTGAACTTTAAGCTCCTTCTAGCTTTGAGTCTATTACAAAAATTTCAATTCCAGGGCATATAGTATGTACAAATTTTAGCACTATagagtaaatatatttaaatataacaataCAGCACTTTTATCTATCTCTATTTAGTTTCTACAGAATTGTACTTCTCTTTCAGATGTGACTTTGCTGTAACGTTTGCCTTAAAAAAGCTTCTCACTGCCCATGTTTAAAGACTTTACATTAGAAAATGAACGCTTCTTCCTATATCTACATTTGTATTACAGATTTACAGAAGTGTGTTAAATTTCAACgtaaatattttatgtagcaTGCAAATTTTaagtacaaatatatttaattcattttttggaAATGTCTTTTCCACTAAATCCTGTTGTGGAGTACATACAGTAAATGGATTTATTTTGCTAATATGCATCTCATTTGACGCTTACAATTGTTCAGTGCTTTTGTCATTTCTCCTCAGCCACACCTGTACTCCTTTCAAGAAAAGCATGATGCTAAGCATCAAAATGACAGGTTTCATAAGTACTTGTCAAATTAGATTGGGAAACTGTCAAGTGGAATTATTACCCTACCTCGTAACGCTGTCTTCCCTTAAGCTAATGTCACTTGATGTTAATAGAGTCTAGGTTCACTGAgcggaaaatatttttaagatgtaattatttaaaatagctttgCTTAACTGGTGTGAACACACCTAACTGTGTTTAAACTTGTTTTCTTAGCATCTCTCAGATGGGTGTCCTCTAACAGATTCCCTGGGTCGCCTGGATCCAACACGATCTACTATCTGGTTGTTGGTGTCATAGGCAGTGCTGGTGGATACTACGTAAGTGTTGAAATAACCAGCGTGTTCAGCAACTCATGTATTTTCAACCTGTGGTAAAACTCAAAGCAATGTCAAGGGCAGGAAATGGGATTAATTAAATAACAagattctgaagatttttttaagtagaaaaatcaacattttgtAATACCACGGAGTGTGGGTGACTTTCAATAAAAACAATGtcattacaaatattaaatataatacctGACATTTGAGTGTCATGTGACAGACTCATGGCTCATTGAATCATTACAATTCTAGAAGATAGGTACTGTTATTAACATTGAATAGGAACTGTTTTTGAaagattaacttttaaaaaaaatgagtagactttattttttagagcagctttaggttTACAAAAAAGGTAACAGAAAGTCATATTATTTGGAATTGGGGTTCCCAGGTACCTCCTCTCATCCctgtcccccaccttcccctATCAACAATCTTGCTTTAGTGTGGCACGTTTGTTACAACTGGTAAGTTaatattgacacattattattaactaaagtctatagtttacattaggcTTCACTCtctgtgttgtacattctatgggtttttacatttgataaatgtataatgacatgtatccaccattacagtatcatacagaatagtttcactaaAAATCCCCTGTACTTACCTATtcattcctccctcttctccccaatctttttactgtctccattgttttttgttacttttatatctttatatacttttattatttaaaacaattaatattcataatttttaaaaaattcgaaatagatatataaaattttaaaaaatgttttcctccctGGTCCTCAtatccattccccacccccagataATAACTGTAAAACAAAGCTTTTAATATTGATAATATGATTTGGGAGCTAAAACAATGGACCATTTGTGAGTTAAATACGATAAACCTATTGAATCATTCCCCGTTTTGTCATAAACTTTGTAAGTCAAAATCTGATCTTCAttatgaataaaagtaaaataagtatattctTTGGAAGCTGTAAGAGTACACATCACTATGTTTTGGTTTGACCCTACAGACATATGCATAAAGGGATTTTTAGTCATAACTAGGAGCAATTTGTAGGACTATGTAGATGGCCAAACCGAAATACATATTCTAATCTTCAAAATTTTGAGAGCCTCAAGAAGTCAGGAAACTTCAAACATGTCACTTGTATTATTGCCCTCCACTAATCTACCAGCTTTCATTCATACCCAGATTCCTTTGCTTCTATCATCTTTCTGCTGTTTAATGTTGAATTCTTCCCAGGGCTACTATAGTTGGATATAGGCCTCTGGAAAAATCAATATTGGATTAGGCCATGCAATTATGTGGGACGCTGGAAGGCTGACATTCATCTGGGCATCTCTACACCCCTAATTATGTTTACTAGTGCCATACATGAACCTCTCCAGTCCGCTAAATCTTTCTTTGCCAAAGTTATGGAAGGTTATGAACTGGCTACTCCTGAGAGCCCTTTCTGGCCTTGTTCTCTCACAGTGGGCGTGCAAGTTGGACAAGTGATGAGCTCTGAGACCCTTGCAAGTCCCTTTCCATCTCTAAGATTATGTAGTTTTCATCTTGAATGTTGGAAGCCTTGATTCTCAAGAGTCTTAGGCTAATTTCAGGAGGAAATACAGAATGAGGGGCACTCGGAGACTTGTATTCTAGTCCTCCCCTGCCCTTCCTTGTCCTGTACTAAAGTAAGTTCTCTGTTAGATTTATCCGAAttaaatccacagatgctcagtAGCCAAGAGCAGTCTTTCATTTCCAAGTCAAATCTACTCTAAGGCCTCTTAGAATCTGAGAAAGGCCCAGGTCACTTCAATTTTTTTAGAATCTGCATATAATAAACAACATAATGCCAAACTGGTTTAtaaaagttgtggtatattttaaatgctttcatttaataaataagtcATATCACTTGGGAATAACCTCCCCCAAAGTCTAAATTTGAGatcccctcttctaacaggcctTTCTTCTATTCCGCTTGACTATATTAGATTTGGAAAAGCTAGATTCTCTGGGCCACTCATGAGTGTGAATTTTTCTAATGTCATCATCTCTTCAATTCTGCCTAAAGGAGCTTTTTCCTCACCTTGTGTTCTAGCCCCTTGAATGAGAAGTCCCTAATGTCCCTGGGGTCATTGCTGCTGGAATGGTCATTTCAGGGAAATGAACTTCGCACAGGTTCACCTTTGGTGTATTGCAAACCGAGGGTGCTGACTCAGCATATTGGTCCGATAAGCTGTCTTTGTCTATCTACTGTGTGTGTTCTCAGTTTTCTGTTAgagcatttgtttcttttctttttttaaagaattctacCTAATTATAAAGGCTTTCaaaggggaaacaaaagaatGGATGTTGTGCATTGATTGGTTTCTCTTCTTTGAATTGTATATACCTTTGAACTTAAGCTTTGCATGATGAATATAAATCATGATGGAAAAAACGCTCAAGAAATAAACTTAAGCACACATTTACTTTCAGACTTATAGGACAGTAACATCAGAGCAAGCCAAACACACTGAACATACAACggatttgaaagaaaaaaccAAAGCAGAGTTACAGCCATTTCAAGGTAAAGtgaatttattatcattttttccttaagGCACTGATTTCCATCATCTTAGCCTAGCAACAAACACTATTTGCTTTTGGCTTGTTTACTAACTAAATCCAGACTGGTTCTGGGTAGGAGTTTGCTCAGAAAGGAAAAGCCCATCCAAAACCTAGAGAATACTGTTCTTTGTTTTGGATGAGTGCATTtgataaaagaaatgttttacatttatactGCTGATCATGAGTTTTGACTTCTTTGTATGGTAAATTTACTTTTCTCCTACTGAGGCTTCCATTCATGCAGGCATAATTTTAGTATCTGTCTCTCTCAGCATCTTGATCCTTCATTTccctcattattttttcaaatcataaaactaatttttgtttCAGCTTTGGACCAGTCTTTGCCCAAAGTATACTTGACATTAGTGGAGGGACACTGAGTCCCTCAGTTGAtccaattaataaaatggcaactaTAGGAACAGAAACTTTACATTATCAACCTAATGTATATTTCTTGCCTTAAACTGCTTGCTTTAAATCATACTTTTCCCCATCTCAACTATAATGCAATTATGATCACTTACTATGATCAATTTTTGGGGACAGAGATAATAGCTCCTCATGgaccagttttaattttttagtcaTGACAATAGTAAGAAACAATATCATCAGTAAACATTACTGAATATAATCTTGTGGAGGCtgattgtaataataataaaatagagccTTTCCATAGCAGCTTAGTGGTTTTAAACCCCTTTTTATACGTAGTGTTTTAATCAGTTCTCACAATGCCTCTGTgcgataaatatttttaatatccccattttgcagatgacagaACTGAGGTTGAGAATGGATTAATGATTCCTCAGTCATCGACTAGTAAGTTGGCTACTTTTCTATGCTATCTCATATGACAGGTTGGCTgtatattttcctgttctttgCATCTgagtaaataatatatgtaaattatcttTTAAGTTCAATAGGTTCGAAAGGTTTATAGAAAAGCAGATTCCCCATTTTccctccccagaggcaaccaATAATACCAGTTTTTCTGAATCTTCCTGGAAAAAGTCTTTGTAAATATAACTACCTAGGTATATAACTTATCCCCTTTTGTCCTAATACAAATAGTACCAAACTAACTAGGAAAAACCAAAACATtggtttttccttgttttttcacttaacaagTCTACCTTGAAGACCTTACATATCAGTACATGTAGATCTGTCTCCTTGTTTAAAATGACTGCACAGTGATCCACTGTCTTCCCATGCTCTTTCAATTAATACTTTGCTTCTTAACACTAAaaataccttatgacccagcaattccacttctgggtgtttatccaaagaagcctaaaacactaatttcaaaaaatatgtgcacccctatgtttactgcagcactattcacaatagccaagatatggaaaccaaaatgcccatcaatagatgattggataaagaaattgcggtacatttatacaatggaatattactttgccacaaaaaagaatgaaatcttaccttttgcaacaacatggatggacctaaagaataTCATcctgagtaaaataagtcagactgagaatgacaaataccatatgagctcacttatatgtggaatctaaagaacagaataaatgagcaaacaaaacagaaatacactcagagatacagagaaaaaactgatggttgctaaacGGGAAGAGGGGTTAGGGGATGGGGGGGAAGCTGAAgtgattagaaagtacaaatttgttgtcacaaaatagttatgggatgtgaaatacagtatggggaaaataatcagtaatgttgtaaagacatgtagggggtcagatgggtactagagttattggggacatcacttcatagattatgtaAACGCCCAAACATTGTGcactacacctgaaactaatataaaataatgttgaatgtcaattataattacatagtatatacatatttaattataacttatataagtatatatattacatatatagtcacaggatgtaaagtacagcatagggaatatagtcaatggtatagtgacagctatatacaatgtcagaggggtaatagacttGGGGGgcttatcattttgtgaggggcataaatgtttaatcactatgttgttttgtacaactaataaaaaattactcaaaaaaatttatactttGATTGATGGACTAAATCTTAAAGGTGAAAAAGAGAACCTTTCGGGAGCGGCGAAATCAAGTTCAGAACCCCCTGAAGTACCTTCAGTGGAAACTCAGGCGGTCGCTGCTGGAGAATTCCCCGATGCCACTGTTGCTGTCCTAACAGAGGTTTCAGCGGGTCCCCACCCTGCGGAGGCTGCCCGGGTGGAGACCACGGCAGTCGGTGCTGAAACTGGGCTAGAGGTTCCAAATGCAGCCACCGGCGAAACCGCAGAAGTCAGCACCGAAACGACCTCAGAGGTTACCAGTGCAGCTCTGGGTGAAACTGAtgccattaaaaatgataaaggtaCAACAGAGAACGAAAGCAATGGTGAATTTGCtgaactagaaaaaggaaattctcCAGTTGAGTCAGAATCCTCGGCTGAGGATGATTTACAGGAAGAAGCCAGTGTGGGTTCTGAGGCCACCTCTGCTCAAGGCTAATTTCATGCTGATTGACACTTCAGCAAAAACTTCAATAGAGTCTGATAGGTGCTTTTGTAGGTTTAGtaacctcagttttttttttttttaaaaaagcctgcTTTTCTGGAAAACTGTAATATGCCTTGAAGAGTTTTGGTATCTACTGACAGGTTTCAGGATTGAGTGATTTGAGATTTTATATGTCTGAAGAGTTTTCTAGTCTCTGAGATAGAATATGACAATGCAGTAAAGAGCTTCAAGAGTTTCATTGTGGATTTAAATTCTATATCATAGGAATTGAGCTATCTATACCACCCGCATTCCTGTTAATTTTGCTATACCTTTATTTTTACTTCAGTGTGTGTAAATCTAGATTCTTGAATTTTGATTTGAacccatttaaataaaattggaaaatctagTGCTTCTGTTTTTATCCattaatatttacatgtataaatattatatattaacatatgcacatatatcATCACATGAATATTGTGATATTATCATGTAACCTAAGGAGAACTCTGCATATAGCAATATATACGTCCTTTCTACCATCAGTATTAGCTGGGGGCTGTGCTGATATTTTCCATTTCCGTTTAGTTCAGTTCAATCACTGTTTATTGAGGACTTAACACTTTGTGCCAGGAATCATTCATTCCTTCGctcattcatgtattcaacaaatattaactgagcaCCTGTAACCTACCAGTTTTAAGtgctgagaattaaaaaaaagataaaaattcctACGCTTCCCAGTTTATATTCTAGAGTATGATCAAACAATAAACAAGATATATTGAAAACAAGAAAGTGAAAGGGTTATAAGTGTTGGTTAGAGATGGAAATTGTAATTTTGGAGAGGGTAGCCAGAGAAGGCCTTACTGAGAAGCTGTCTTGTGAATAAAAACATGAAGGATGCATAAGGGACCTAGTCATGAGGACATGTGGGCAGGAAGGGGGGAGAGCGAGGGAGACTCATTCCAGGTGGGGGAACTGAGAAGGCAAAGGATCTGAAGCactatgagatatatatatatataaatacacaaatttGAGGCATTCCAAGGTGGCCAGTGTGGCTACAGTGGAGTGGAAAGAGGGAGCATAGTTGGAGATGATTTcgaagagaaagagaatggttATGCAGGGACGGGTGAGATCCTGCAGGGTCTAGGAAGATTTGGGCTGTTACTTGAAGTTGTGGTGGATGCTGCGGGGCTCTGCCTGGATCCCCTTAACTGGGACAGCACGTTTATTCCCAGCCGCTGCGAGTGCTACACACCCCCTGTCACCCCAGGCGGCTCACAACAATGACTGACTGCAACCGTGATACAAAAGGTGGGGCCCCAAGCTAACCAGGGAGGGGCTCAGGCTGAAGTTGGTTTCCAGCGGAGATTACATCCTTGCTTAGCTTTTTCCCCCTGTCCTACCCACTTTCCTTCCCCGATTCTCCTGAGAGCATCCTTTCAATAAATCATTTGCCTCAAAATTCCTGCTTCAAGCTGTTCTAGGGAACGCCACCTAAGATAATTGGCTTGGGATGTGGTTCTAGGAAGTGGACCCTAAGAATAGGATTCTGGAATCATATCACTCTCCAGCAAGGGGGCAGCCAGGACCCCATCACTGCTGGTAGGTGGAGGAAAGCTAGTCCCTATCTGTCTGTAGCAGTGTGATTGCTCAGATTTTCACCCATGCTAAACTAGGGTGAGATGTGAGTGGAAGATGATATAATGTCAAATTCTGAGGTACAGGATGGTATCTTGGGTTTGTTGTGAATTTGTCTCAATATCAACTCTGCATTAGACTCAGAAGTCTGAGGCCCATGGCACAATTAAGGGATGCTGTTTTACTCAACGTCCTGTAAGATGGAGCAGAAATATTACAGAGTGCCACTCTTAAGTTATCAACACACACGCAAAAAAGCATTCTTCTCCACTGTTTCGGTTAGGATGGGTTctgctgcaagtaacagaaaactcaaaatggaGTAAACAACAGACAGACAGTTATTATCTAAGTAGATATCCTGAGGTCGAGCAGCTCCAGGGTTGGTTTATTCTGTGGCTCAGTCGTCAAGAACCAGGTTGTTTCTATTATTCTGCAAGAATGTTTGGGCTTTGTCATTGGTAGGCTTTCTTCATAATCACAGGGTGAATCACTACAATTCTAGGTATTTTACTGAGCCACAATAACGTCCACCAGAAGCCTTTCAAAGACAAGAATTTCCgcctcttaaaaaaataatttaaatacattttttttcaacattttattgtggaaattttcaaacaaaagtaGATAGAACAGCAGAAGGAATCTTCATGTGCCCTGCAATGCGGACTTATTAATGCTCAACTCTTGGCAAATCTTGTATTCATAGTCCTACCCACTTATCTTCCACCAC includes:
- the MGARP gene encoding protein MGARP, with the translated sequence MYLRRAVSKTLALPLRMPPSPAPLRKDASLRWVSSNRFPGSPGSNTIYYLVVGVIGSAGGYYTYRTVTSEQAKHTEHTTDLKEKTKAELQPFQDDRTEVENGLMIPQSSTSEKENLSGAAKSSSEPPEVPSVETQAVAAGEFPDATVAVLTEVSAGPHPAEAARVETTAVGAETGLEVPNAATGETAEVSTETTSEVTSAALGETDAIKNDKGTTENESNGEFAELEKGNSPVESESSAEDDLQEEASVGSEATSAQG